A single window of Synechococcus sp. CBW1004 DNA harbors:
- a CDS encoding restriction endonuclease subunit S, producing MSDWEEASLADLADYINGRAIKPEECSSSDGIPVIRIKQINDPESIEDRFCGDDLDEKNIARRGDLLFSWSATLKTILWQGPTGAINQHIFKVLPKEGMDRIFLHYLIDHSIPALAEESHGSTMKHIKKSALSAFHLQIPPLPEQKKIAEILSGIDSFIRFLRQQSHKLGDAKEALSKELISGSSEPCKESLYGQIPEHWNESSLGEAIGIENLQTGPFGSQLHAHEYTSEGIPVIMPQDMKDCRVATNKIARITPDRAQSLEKHRVQSGDILFSRRGDIGRHAVITENESGWICGTGCLRARSQGAINPVFLSELLRHKFALEWLNANAVGQTMLNLNTGILAELPLVVPPRDEQEKIANSLSSINERSKKINDQILLTQNLKTALSADLLSGRKRVSV from the coding sequence ATGAGTGACTGGGAAGAAGCATCTCTGGCAGATCTCGCTGATTACATCAACGGGAGAGCGATAAAACCCGAGGAATGCTCCTCCAGCGATGGAATACCTGTGATAAGAATCAAACAGATCAATGACCCTGAATCTATTGAAGATCGCTTTTGTGGAGATGATCTGGATGAAAAGAACATCGCAAGGCGTGGCGACCTGCTCTTCTCTTGGTCAGCAACGCTAAAAACAATCTTGTGGCAGGGACCAACAGGAGCGATAAACCAGCACATCTTCAAGGTCCTGCCCAAAGAGGGTATGGACAGGATATTTCTGCACTACCTGATTGACCACTCCATACCCGCTCTCGCAGAAGAATCTCACGGGAGCACAATGAAGCATATCAAAAAATCTGCATTATCAGCATTCCACCTGCAGATCCCCCCACTCCCCGAGCAGAAGAAGATCGCCGAGATACTCTCTGGGATTGACAGTTTTATTAGATTTCTAAGGCAGCAAAGTCACAAATTAGGTGACGCCAAGGAAGCGCTCTCAAAGGAATTGATTTCAGGATCGTCGGAACCCTGCAAAGAATCCCTGTATGGTCAAATACCTGAACATTGGAACGAGTCATCACTGGGAGAAGCGATAGGCATTGAGAATCTGCAGACGGGACCATTCGGAAGTCAATTACATGCTCACGAATACACCAGCGAGGGGATTCCAGTCATCATGCCTCAGGACATGAAGGACTGCCGAGTTGCAACAAACAAGATTGCACGAATAACCCCCGACAGGGCACAGTCACTTGAAAAGCATAGGGTCCAATCGGGAGACATTCTTTTTTCAAGGAGAGGAGACATCGGCAGACATGCTGTAATTACAGAAAACGAAAGTGGATGGATCTGTGGAACTGGTTGCCTCCGAGCAAGATCCCAGGGAGCGATAAACCCTGTCTTCCTATCAGAACTGCTCAGGCATAAGTTCGCACTGGAATGGTTGAATGCAAATGCCGTTGGTCAAACAATGCTAAATCTGAATACAGGCATTCTGGCGGAATTGCCATTAGTGGTTCCACCAAGAGATGAGCAAGAGAAGATTGCAAATTCCTTGAGTTCAATCAATGAGAGGTCCAAAAAGATTAACGATCAGATATTGCTCACCCAAAATCTAAAGACAGCACTCTCGGCAGATCTCCTCTCAGGTCGCAAGAGGGTGAGCGTCTAA
- a CDS encoding type I restriction endonuclease subunit R, with the protein MQGDERKLVEAPALEQLKGLGWSHIDGATLAPEKSTLRSSFKDVVLTPNLEQAIQRINPWISEDNLRKVVREVTLIQTSTLMEANQWFWERLTQYFSVDQDLGSGRRGQTVKLIDFENLENNEFLCVDQFKVQGPSQNIIPDILLFVNGLPLGVMECKSPFVTDPMAEGINQLRRYANLRNPGDSEGCEKLFHYNQVMISTHRDGARVGTISSHMEHFLEWKDPYPLKRSDLGENPTSQSLLIQGVLHPKNFLDIIQNFTVYEIESGRTIKKIARYQQFRAVQKTIERLKTAGTRMTKGGVIWHTQGSGKSLTMVFLVLKIRRDPLLREYKLVFLTDRAQLDFQLTTTFRRTQSETVLNASSVSHLKELLAKDASDLVTATIQKLQEGDFGYTCLNDSERIIVLADEAHRTQYGTLGAAINTALPNAPKIAFTGTPLIKTEKTTQEFGGYIDTYTIEQAVADGATCQILYEGREATTKVTGDSLDALFDRYFQDRTPEEKEAIKKRYGTERAVLEAPQRLEWVGLDLVGHYRSTILPNGFKAILVTSSREAAVTYKQKLDAIPGAPESAVIISGDHNDPPHIAKWTNPADHKKAIENFKKPISEHPLSLLIVKDMLLTGFDAPICQVMYLDRKLTDHTLLQAIARVNRTKANKHCGYIVDYYGLTDYLAEALKDFSSTDVQGALRNLKDEIPKLQAAHTRIKQHLKGQDLQDIDACIAALEDELKRQQFEADFRTFAKQVEIVLPDPAATPFLPDLKALGKVVIGCRNRYRDENLDLKGCGEKVRALIEQHVRATGVDPRVPPTKLFDVEFEQVVNAQTSDRAKASEVEHAIKAHLKFKLDDDPEYYQSLSLRLEEIILNCKNKWELLQQLLLFRDGMERDKTQQNQDLGLSETEGAFYRSLMKAVTTKTGDDAMDEETHQRVLDLTKELVGDFQEATQIVGFFDKWDEVTRIKRQIKRSILDQPFGDRELVDEVTDKFMDLGKRHFK; encoded by the coding sequence ATGCAAGGCGACGAGCGGAAACTGGTAGAGGCACCTGCCCTTGAGCAACTCAAGGGTCTGGGGTGGTCGCACATTGATGGCGCCACGCTGGCACCAGAGAAGAGCACTCTCCGCTCATCGTTCAAGGATGTGGTCCTGACTCCAAACCTGGAGCAGGCAATTCAACGCATCAACCCCTGGATCAGCGAAGACAACCTCCGCAAGGTCGTCCGTGAGGTGACCCTGATTCAGACCTCCACCCTGATGGAGGCAAACCAGTGGTTCTGGGAACGCCTGACCCAATACTTCAGCGTGGATCAGGACCTGGGTAGTGGTCGTCGTGGGCAGACGGTGAAACTCATTGACTTTGAGAACCTGGAGAACAACGAGTTCCTGTGCGTTGATCAGTTCAAGGTCCAGGGTCCGTCTCAGAACATCATTCCCGACATCCTGCTCTTCGTGAACGGGTTGCCGTTGGGGGTCATGGAATGCAAGTCCCCCTTCGTGACCGACCCGATGGCGGAGGGGATCAACCAACTGCGACGATACGCCAACCTCCGTAACCCTGGCGACTCAGAAGGATGCGAGAAACTGTTCCACTACAACCAGGTGATGATCTCCACCCACAGGGATGGAGCACGGGTTGGAACAATCTCCTCGCACATGGAACACTTCCTTGAATGGAAGGATCCCTACCCTCTGAAGAGAAGTGATCTGGGCGAGAATCCGACTTCTCAGAGTTTACTGATACAGGGAGTCCTGCATCCCAAGAACTTCCTGGACATCATTCAGAATTTCACAGTCTACGAGATTGAATCAGGTCGCACGATCAAAAAGATCGCCCGCTACCAGCAATTCAGGGCGGTTCAAAAGACCATAGAGCGACTCAAGACAGCAGGAACCCGCATGACAAAAGGCGGAGTGATCTGGCATACCCAGGGGTCCGGTAAATCCCTCACGATGGTGTTCCTGGTTCTGAAGATCCGTCGGGATCCGCTGCTACGGGAATACAAACTGGTCTTCCTCACGGATCGTGCCCAATTAGATTTTCAACTGACCACCACTTTCAGGCGAACGCAAAGCGAAACGGTCCTCAACGCTTCCTCGGTCAGTCACCTCAAGGAACTGCTCGCCAAGGACGCCTCTGATCTGGTGACCGCCACGATCCAGAAACTCCAGGAGGGGGACTTCGGGTACACCTGCCTCAACGACTCAGAGCGGATCATCGTGCTGGCGGATGAGGCACACCGCACCCAGTACGGCACCCTTGGCGCTGCGATCAACACTGCCCTGCCCAACGCCCCCAAGATCGCCTTCACGGGGACCCCGCTGATCAAGACCGAGAAGACCACTCAGGAGTTCGGTGGATACATTGACACCTACACGATTGAGCAGGCGGTCGCTGATGGTGCCACCTGCCAGATCCTCTACGAAGGACGGGAAGCGACAACCAAGGTGACAGGCGATTCCCTGGATGCGCTGTTTGATCGCTACTTCCAGGACAGGACCCCAGAAGAGAAGGAGGCGATCAAGAAGCGGTACGGTACCGAGCGGGCAGTCCTTGAGGCACCTCAAAGATTGGAGTGGGTGGGTCTGGATCTGGTCGGGCATTACCGCAGCACAATCCTCCCCAACGGGTTCAAGGCGATCCTGGTCACCTCAAGCAGGGAAGCAGCGGTCACCTATAAGCAGAAACTGGACGCCATCCCAGGAGCACCTGAGTCCGCTGTGATCATCTCAGGCGACCACAACGACCCGCCCCATATCGCCAAGTGGACCAACCCAGCAGACCACAAGAAGGCGATTGAGAATTTCAAGAAACCGATCAGCGAGCATCCCCTGTCCCTGCTGATCGTGAAGGACATGCTGCTGACGGGGTTTGACGCTCCGATCTGCCAGGTCATGTACCTGGACCGCAAACTGACCGATCACACCCTGCTGCAGGCGATCGCCAGGGTAAATCGGACGAAGGCGAACAAGCACTGCGGGTACATCGTGGACTACTACGGTCTCACGGACTATCTGGCAGAGGCACTGAAGGACTTCTCCAGCACCGATGTCCAGGGCGCCCTCAGGAACCTCAAGGACGAAATCCCCAAACTCCAGGCGGCACATACCAGGATCAAGCAGCACCTCAAGGGGCAGGATCTCCAGGACATTGACGCCTGCATCGCTGCCCTGGAGGACGAACTGAAGCGCCAGCAGTTTGAGGCGGACTTTCGGACCTTCGCCAAGCAAGTGGAGATCGTCCTACCCGATCCAGCGGCAACGCCCTTCCTGCCCGATCTCAAGGCACTGGGGAAGGTGGTCATCGGGTGCCGCAACCGCTATCGGGATGAAAACCTTGACCTGAAGGGATGCGGCGAGAAGGTCAGGGCACTGATTGAGCAGCATGTCCGTGCCACAGGCGTGGATCCAAGGGTCCCCCCCACCAAACTCTTTGATGTGGAGTTTGAGCAGGTGGTGAATGCCCAGACCAGCGACAGGGCAAAAGCATCCGAAGTAGAACACGCCATCAAGGCACACCTGAAGTTCAAGTTGGACGATGATCCCGAGTATTACCAGTCCCTGTCGCTGCGCCTTGAGGAGATCATCCTGAATTGCAAGAACAAGTGGGAACTTTTACAGCAACTGCTGCTGTTCCGTGATGGCATGGAGCGGGACAAGACCCAGCAGAACCAGGATTTGGGACTGAGCGAGACCGAAGGCGCGTTCTACAGGTCGCTGATGAAGGCAGTCACGACCAAAACAGGTGACGATGCCATGGATGAGGAGACCCATCAGCGGGTTCTGGACCTGACCAAGGAACTAGTGGGAGATTTCCAGGAAGCAACCCAGATCGTCGGTTTCTTTGACAAGTGGGATGAGGTCACCCGCATCAAGCGGCAGATCAAGCGGAGCATCCTGGATCAACCGTTTGGCGATCGTGAATTGGTGGATGAGGTGACCGACAAATTCATGGACCTGGGCAAGAGGCACTTCAAATGA
- a CDS encoding M48 family metallopeptidase, with the protein MSAIPQEVLGLRVEVVRSIRRTAALHIVGSDLQVRIPEHLGDERVAAILKQKRPWIRGKVAELKRVPPHRPKELVSGESFLYLGRHYRLKVQEGHQVGVCLSGGYLRATIRPSEQGEQREARIQQYLQSWYRSRALERLQEKSNRYAKQIGVSPAAVSVKNFRSRWGSCDKRGQVVFNWNIIKAPHSIVDYVVIHELCHLIHPNHSKDFWQVVGRHDGAYLEHRQWLKERGGRLL; encoded by the coding sequence ATGAGCGCCATCCCGCAGGAGGTGCTGGGTCTACGGGTGGAGGTGGTCCGCTCCATCAGGAGGACTGCTGCGCTTCACATCGTCGGCAGTGATCTTCAGGTGCGGATCCCTGAGCACTTGGGGGATGAGCGGGTGGCAGCAATCCTCAAGCAGAAGCGTCCCTGGATCCGTGGCAAGGTCGCTGAACTGAAGCGGGTTCCGCCCCACCGCCCCAAGGAACTGGTGAGCGGTGAGTCGTTCCTCTACCTGGGACGCCACTACCGCCTCAAGGTTCAGGAGGGGCATCAGGTGGGCGTGTGCCTGTCAGGGGGATACCTCAGGGCAACGATCCGACCCTCAGAGCAGGGGGAGCAACGGGAAGCACGAATCCAGCAGTACCTCCAGTCATGGTATCGCTCCCGTGCCCTGGAACGCCTGCAGGAGAAGAGCAACCGTTACGCCAAGCAGATCGGCGTGTCACCTGCTGCGGTATCTGTGAAGAACTTCCGATCACGCTGGGGATCATGCGATAAGCGGGGTCAGGTGGTCTTCAACTGGAACATCATCAAGGCACCGCACAGCATCGTGGATTATGTGGTGATCCATGAGTTATGCCATCTGATCCACCCGAACCACTCCAAGGACTTCTGGCAGGTGGTGGGTCGCCACGACGGTGCCTACCTTGAGCACAGGCAGTGGTTGAAGGAGCGAGGCGGGAGATTGCTGTAG
- a CDS encoding DUF4282 domain-containing protein translates to MSLDKKCNNNAIPELRRDYTDAPRICIMRSPWQGFLWFLLGACLAIAFSSGGIGFPQCQFKNIANYPAICAFAGAAVSCSMRFISPRQEGEKSLFVTLLADYRFSSYAAPSVLSFLYAVAQGLGLGAATGYVFSSMAIQGCWSGQNSGWDSHGEAQLYAHSVQEGLMYAGICALSVLVARLLIEAYVLIYRVAQDISHYCRRKD, encoded by the coding sequence ATGTCCTTGGATAAGAAATGTAACAATAACGCAATCCCGGAATTAAGGCGCGACTATACAGATGCTCCACGCATCTGCATCATGCGCTCACCCTGGCAAGGTTTCCTCTGGTTTCTGCTGGGCGCATGTCTCGCAATCGCCTTCTCTTCGGGCGGCATTGGATTCCCGCAGTGTCAGTTTAAAAATATTGCCAATTACCCCGCCATCTGCGCCTTTGCTGGCGCTGCGGTCTCTTGTTCAATGCGATTCATCTCCCCGCGGCAAGAGGGCGAGAAGTCTTTGTTTGTCACGCTGCTTGCTGATTACAGGTTCTCATCCTATGCCGCACCTTCTGTTTTGTCCTTTCTCTATGCAGTCGCTCAGGGTCTTGGATTAGGCGCTGCAACTGGTTATGTCTTCTCGTCAATGGCAATTCAAGGGTGCTGGTCAGGTCAGAATTCCGGTTGGGATTCCCATGGAGAAGCACAACTCTACGCCCATTCCGTCCAGGAAGGTTTGATGTATGCAGGTATCTGCGCCCTTTCAGTATTGGTCGCAAGACTTTTGATTGAAGCGTATGTCCTGATTTACCGAGTTGCCCAAGACATTTCTCACTACTGCCGCCGAAAAGACTAG
- a CDS encoding helix-turn-helix transcriptional regulator, which yields MAKQVRLTLAKAIAKANLRRAEAGEKPITMHSLAVQAGVAATTITRLARTDEKAASALSLDLAGKIVTVLDCGIEDLLEVVGTKD from the coding sequence ATGGCAAAGCAAGTCCGACTGACCCTCGCCAAGGCAATCGCCAAGGCGAATCTTCGCCGTGCTGAGGCGGGGGAGAAACCGATTACGATGCATTCCCTCGCTGTTCAGGCGGGTGTTGCCGCAACCACCATTACCAGGTTGGCGAGGACTGATGAGAAAGCAGCGTCAGCACTTTCGCTGGATCTCGCTGGGAAGATCGTGACGGTGCTGGACTGCGGGATTGAAGATCTGTTGGAGGTTGTTGGCACTAAGGACTAG